TACATACAATGGGGCTTTAGTTCAAAATAATTTAACAGAAGAAGTTTTGTTTGAAAAACCATTAAGTATGAAAGACTATAGAGAACTATATGATTTAAGTAAAGGACTAAAAGTAAATATACATGCACTAACAGATCAAATTGTTTTAACACCTAAAATGAGTAAGTATACTGCCCTTGAAGCAGAACTTAATAAAATAGAAATAGAAGAAATTCCTGTAAAAGACTTGCCGGAAGATACAAACATAGTAAAGATAATGTTTATAGATGAGCCAGAACATTTAAATAAAGTAATAGCAAACATTCCTAAAAATATAGGTGAAAAATATACAATGGTACAAAGCGCGCCATTTTTCTTTGAATTTTTACATAAAGAGGTAAATAAATGGACCGGTGTAAGTGCACTAGCTAAAAGATTGAATATAAAAAGAGAAGAGATTATATGTGTAGGAGATGCGGGAAACGACTATCATATGATTAAAAATGCAGGGCTTGGAGTGGCTATGGAGAATGCCTTTGATGAGATAAAAGAATGTGCAAAGTATATAACAGATACAAATGAAGAACATGGAGTAGCTAAAGTAATTAAGGAGTTTATCCTGGATAAATAAATAAAAAACTAAAGAGGGGGATTTATAATGTACAAAAAATTGGGGGATTTATTTCGAGATAGAGAGTTTTTTAGGGCTCTATTAAAAATCGCACTACCGATAACAATTCAAAACTTTATAGCATCTTCACTAAATATGGTAGATACTCTTATGATAGGAAAGGTTCAATCTTATAAGATAGAATCTTTAGCTGCTGTAGGTATTGCCAACCAATACTTCTTCTTTTTCAATCTTATTATATTTGGTATCTATAGTGGATGCTGTATATTCATAGCCCAATATTGGGGAAAAGAAGATATTAAAAGTATTAGAAAAGTTTTAGGATTAAGCTTAATATCGGGATCCGTAATAGCTATCATCTTTACTATAATGGCTTTAATAGCTCCTAATTTTATAATATCACTATTTAATAAGGATGCAAAAGTAATAGCTTTAGGTGTAGATTATTTAGAAATAGTTGTTATAAGTTATATATTTACTTCAATAAGTTTTGCCTTTAGCTTTGCATGTAGAAGTGTTAGACAGGCGAAGATACCTATGTTTGTAAGCGTAATAGCACTTGTTGTTAATACTGTATTAAACTATGCACTTATATTTGGAAAGTTTGGTATGCCTGTTATGGGAGTAAAAGGTGCAGCACTTGCTACTTTAATTTCTAGGGTAATAGAAACCTCTATCTTAATAATTCTTATATACAGTAAATCAGAGGTATTAAATGCAAAAATAAAAGAATTAATAGATTTAGATATGAAGTTTATAAAAAATGTATATAAAACTATCTCACCAGTTATTATAAATGAGACTTTATGGGCATTAGGAATATTAATATATTCTATGGCTTATGGAGTTATAGGTAAAGAAGCAGTAGCAGCAGTTCAGATATGTAACACAGTTCAAAATCTATTTTACGTTGTAATAACGGGGATTTCCAATTCTTGTGCTATAATGATTGGAAATATTATAGGAGCTAATAATAAAGAAAAGGGTATAGATTATTCATATAAATTTTCTGTTATGGGTACAATAGTAGGATTATTCCTAGGAATAGCACTTATTGTATGTGCTCCTCCAATAGTTGGATTTTTCAATGTAGATAAATCTGTATATTCAGCTTCCATAAGTATACTTAATATTATGGGTGTAACCATGGCAATTAAAGTTTTCAATAGAGTATTGGTAGTAGGTATTTTAAGAGGAGGGGGAGATACTAAGTTCTCTATGTATTTAGAAGTGGGAACAGTATGGCTTGTAGGGGTACCACTAGCACTACTTGGATCATATGTATTTAATGTTTCTTTAAATACCCTATTTATTCTTATTACCATGGAAGAAGTAGTGAAATTTTTTATTGGAGTACCAAGAGTTGTATCAAAAAAATGGGTAAGAGATTTAGTAAATGTTAATTAGTCTAAATTATTAAAATAAATCTTACATTAAAATATGTAATGATATATGAGAAATTGCATACATATGTTTCACGTGATATGATTACTATAATATAGAAAATTAAATTTAATATAGAGGAGTGTCATAATGAAAAGTATTTTCTTAGATACGGAAACTACTGGATTAAGACCAGGTCAAATAGCACAACTTACTTATATCGTAGAAGAAGATAAGCAACTTGTGGGTATAAAAAATTATTTTTTTCAAGTAGATAGTATGGATATAGAAGCAGAAAAGGTTCATGGATTTAGCAGAGAAAAACTAGAAATTTTATCTGAAGGATTTACTTTTGGTGACCTTTCAGAAGAAATACAAGAAGACTTTTATGAGGGGATTATTATTGCTCATAATATAGGATTTGATAAGAAGTTTTTAGAAGCTGAATTTCAAAGGATTTTTGAACTTCCAGGCTATTCAAAAGAATTTTGTACAATGGAGTATTTTAGAAACATAGTAAAAATACCATCAAGAAATGGAATAGGATACAAAAATCCTAAATTAGAAGAGGTAGTTAATTATTATAATATAGATAAAGATTTGATTTTAGATAGAACAAAAATGCTATTTGGATGTGAAGATATAGGATTTCATGATGCAAGATATGATGTAATGGCTATGTATATGAGTTGTTTAAAATCAAAGAATAGGGAAACAGTATGTTCACCATTTTGGAATGAACCTTTAGAAATCTTTAATAAATAGTTGGTGATTATATGAAGACTTTGATTTTAGCAGAAAAGCCTTCTGTGGGAAGGAATATAGCAGAAGCGCTTAAATGTAAACAAAAAAAAGATGGGTATATAGAGGGAGATAAATTTATAATTACATGGGCTTTTGGACATTTGCTGCAACTATATGATGCAAAAGATTATGATGGAACCATGAAGAGTTGGAGAATAGAAAAGTTCCCCTTTATACCCGAAGAATTTAAATATAAAATAAAGCAAGATAGTAAAAATAGTTCTATCATTGATAAAGGTGCTGAAAAACAATTAAATATAATAAAAGCATTAATTGATAGGGATGATGTAGAGGGAATAATATCTGCAACAGATTTTGATAGAGAAGGTCAAGTCATATCAGATGAATTATTTATATATTATGATGTGAAAAAGCCTATATATAGAATATTATTAAATGAATGGACAGAAGATGAAGTAAAAAAAGGAATGGAAAATTTAAAACCTAATACTGAAATGCAATCACTACAAGATGCGGGAATAGGAAGACAGTTAGCAGATTGGATTATAGGTATAAATTTAACATCTGTTGCAACTTTAAGATATGGATTTAAAGACAATAAAATTATAAACATAGGAAGAGTATTACTCCCAACATTAAAAATTATTTATGATAGAGATAAAGAAATTGAAAATTTTAAAGCAACTTCTTATTATAAATTAGCGACCAATTTTAAATCAAAAGAAAATATAGAGTTTGAAGCATTATATTATGAAGGAAAAAGTGAGAAGTTTGAAAAAAAAGAGTATTTACAGGAAATAAGTAAATATTTAAATGGAAAAAAAGGCACAGTAGTAGATAAGGAAATAGAGAAAAAGAGGGAATATCCATCGCCACTATTTAACTTATCAAATTTGCAAGGATACATAACAAGTAAATATAAAGGTTGGAATTCTGATAAGGTATTGAAAGTAGCACAGAGCCTATATGAAAAAAAGTTTATTACTTATCCTAGAACAGCAAGTGTAGTACTGGAGGAAAGCCTAGAAGGTAAAGCGAGGAAAGTACTGGACACAGTTAAAAAGGGACTTTCATATGAACCTATGATAAAGTTTGTAAAAAGCAAAAGAGTTTTTGATAACTCAAAGGTAGAGAGTCACAGTGCCATTATTCCAACATATGTTGTACCAAAGTCTCTAAGTAAAGATGAACAGTGTGTATATAATGCAGTTAAAAATAGATTTATCATGCAATTTATGCCGGTTGCAGAATTTGAGGAAACTAAAATAACTATAAAAGTATTTGATGATAAAATACCTGGAGAATTTATAGCTAAGGGAAAGGTTCAGATAGTAGAAGGATGGAGAATTGTTGAAAAAATTGAGACCAAAGATACGATTCTTCCCTTAGTAGAAAAAGGGGAAACTCTACAAGTTACTAGTAGCAAAGTTAATAAAGTTACTAAAAAATCACCTAAACATCATACTGAGAAAACCCTATTAAGGGTTATGGAAACTTGCGGTAAAAGTTTTAAAGAGGATGAGGAAACAAGTTCTGAAGAGATGATGAATGCCATATTAAGTGGCTTTAGTATAGGAACTCCTGCAACTAGAGCAGAAACTATCAAAAGATTAAATGATATAGGATATATTTCAACAAAGGGTAAAAGCTTAACTTGTACAGAATTAGGTAAAACTCTTGTAGAGATATTTCCAGCCAAAGAACTTTTAGATTTAGAATATACGGGTAAATTAGAGAAAACTTTATCTGACATAGAGAAAGGGAAGTTTAATAAAGGTGATTTTTTAAATTTAATATATGATTTTACTAGAAAGTCTGTAAATCATATAAAAAATGATAATTCCCTACTTCATAAATTTAAAGTTGATTTACCAGATGGTGTGGAAGAGATAGGAAAGTGTCCTGTTTGTGGCAATTCCATTATTGAAGGTGAAAAAGGATTTGGTTGTGTTAATTGGAAGAATGGATGTGATTTCACAGTCTGGAAGAATGATAAATTCATTGCATCCTTGGGAAAGAATGTTACGAAACAAATGGTTGAACTGCTTCTTAAAAATGGTAGAGTAGGATTTAGAAATTTAAAAAGTAAAAAAGGTAATACCTTTAGTGCATATCTAAGTTATGTAAAGAATGAGAAGACTGGGTATTATAATTGGAAAATGGATTTTATTAATTAAAGGCATTTATATGTAGAAAAATATTTTTAAATTAAATATTAACAAATAATAGATAGTTTTATTTAAATAAGACTATCTATTATTTTTAATCATATTTTCTAAATGCTTAATTTTTTATAATTTCATTATCTTTTATAAATTCGTCACATTATTTACTAATTACATCTTATAATGTATAATTATTCTGTATAACCATATAACGGTAATAGAATCTTATGTTTTTAATAAATTAGTTGAATATTGGAAATAAATATTATATAATAATAATAATCAACAAATAATATTATATAGAAGGTGATTTTTATGAATATAGAAATATTGAAAAGCTTTCAAGAATCTAAAAATAACAATCTTCTAGTACCAGTTTTTTTAGAATCTGAAAATCAACATATTCAAAATGAATTAAAAGAATTATTAAAAGAATTAACTATGAAAGACAAATTTAAAGGTGAAGCAGGTGAAATTGCTTCTTTAAATATAATAAAAGATGGAAACATAAATAATTTTGTATTTATAGGATTAGGTAAAGATGATAAGT
The nucleotide sequence above comes from Hathewaya histolytica. Encoded proteins:
- the yidA gene encoding sugar-phosphatase codes for the protein MYKLLALDLDGTLLLNDGTISKENIDNIKKARDKGVKIVLATGRPIDGIKRFIKQLDLITEEDYTVTYNGALVQNNLTEEVLFEKPLSMKDYRELYDLSKGLKVNIHALTDQIVLTPKMSKYTALEAELNKIEIEEIPVKDLPEDTNIVKIMFIDEPEHLNKVIANIPKNIGEKYTMVQSAPFFFEFLHKEVNKWTGVSALAKRLNIKREEIICVGDAGNDYHMIKNAGLGVAMENAFDEIKECAKYITDTNEEHGVAKVIKEFILDK
- a CDS encoding MATE family efflux transporter, with product MYKKLGDLFRDREFFRALLKIALPITIQNFIASSLNMVDTLMIGKVQSYKIESLAAVGIANQYFFFFNLIIFGIYSGCCIFIAQYWGKEDIKSIRKVLGLSLISGSVIAIIFTIMALIAPNFIISLFNKDAKVIALGVDYLEIVVISYIFTSISFAFSFACRSVRQAKIPMFVSVIALVVNTVLNYALIFGKFGMPVMGVKGAALATLISRVIETSILIILIYSKSEVLNAKIKELIDLDMKFIKNVYKTISPVIINETLWALGILIYSMAYGVIGKEAVAAVQICNTVQNLFYVVITGISNSCAIMIGNIIGANNKEKGIDYSYKFSVMGTIVGLFLGIALIVCAPPIVGFFNVDKSVYSASISILNIMGVTMAIKVFNRVLVVGILRGGGDTKFSMYLEVGTVWLVGVPLALLGSYVFNVSLNTLFILITMEEVVKFFIGVPRVVSKKWVRDLVNVN
- a CDS encoding 3'-5' exonuclease — its product is MKSIFLDTETTGLRPGQIAQLTYIVEEDKQLVGIKNYFFQVDSMDIEAEKVHGFSREKLEILSEGFTFGDLSEEIQEDFYEGIIIAHNIGFDKKFLEAEFQRIFELPGYSKEFCTMEYFRNIVKIPSRNGIGYKNPKLEEVVNYYNIDKDLILDRTKMLFGCEDIGFHDARYDVMAMYMSCLKSKNRETVCSPFWNEPLEIFNK
- a CDS encoding type IA DNA topoisomerase, translated to MKTLILAEKPSVGRNIAEALKCKQKKDGYIEGDKFIITWAFGHLLQLYDAKDYDGTMKSWRIEKFPFIPEEFKYKIKQDSKNSSIIDKGAEKQLNIIKALIDRDDVEGIISATDFDREGQVISDELFIYYDVKKPIYRILLNEWTEDEVKKGMENLKPNTEMQSLQDAGIGRQLADWIIGINLTSVATLRYGFKDNKIINIGRVLLPTLKIIYDRDKEIENFKATSYYKLATNFKSKENIEFEALYYEGKSEKFEKKEYLQEISKYLNGKKGTVVDKEIEKKREYPSPLFNLSNLQGYITSKYKGWNSDKVLKVAQSLYEKKFITYPRTASVVLEESLEGKARKVLDTVKKGLSYEPMIKFVKSKRVFDNSKVESHSAIIPTYVVPKSLSKDEQCVYNAVKNRFIMQFMPVAEFEETKITIKVFDDKIPGEFIAKGKVQIVEGWRIVEKIETKDTILPLVEKGETLQVTSSKVNKVTKKSPKHHTEKTLLRVMETCGKSFKEDEETSSEEMMNAILSGFSIGTPATRAETIKRLNDIGYISTKGKSLTCTELGKTLVEIFPAKELLDLEYTGKLEKTLSDIEKGKFNKGDFLNLIYDFTRKSVNHIKNDNSLLHKFKVDLPDGVEEIGKCPVCGNSIIEGEKGFGCVNWKNGCDFTVWKNDKFIASLGKNVTKQMVELLLKNGRVGFRNLKSKKGNTFSAYLSYVKNEKTGYYNWKMDFIN